Proteins encoded within one genomic window of Brachybacterium muris:
- a CDS encoding DNA/RNA non-specific endonuclease, with protein sequence MGSLLEDRSSSLEDMTARLGALINAVPWVGPDAMALRADWAFRIRPRLVDCHLRLREEGRSLRDHAEEQDQASDPAGDVADGAGGGGAGLGDGLGEGLGDLLRAATEPRIALAALSVPVEAASDAASRAGEAIGDGIGEAIGEGADALRGVAGDAARAVAQQVSDAIGTDSPLEFDGTGLVLEPPSTSDTVTVDAGHDLAPSSAAKPFGIDADGNPIDLAPNTKYEVGDHGTYYTDGDGTVVYIEATGGGEAMNPNLREVFPDANYHVNENVFYSTDELARLDHMYVPEVELHPDTARSESIQSKIADRFDMTANGETERIEYNAGHALARQFGGVREEINYTRQWDDVNQARKGVDDNIYAYESLMADGIADHGHAYTYETRFNWGDEQPPGVGPDQGSAPWEYVPGSYDVRITENGEEIADTSMPNYPDGATFDK encoded by the coding sequence ATGGGCTCGCTGCTCGAGGACCGCTCCTCTTCCCTGGAGGACATGACCGCCCGCCTGGGGGCGCTGATCAACGCGGTGCCGTGGGTGGGCCCGGATGCCATGGCCCTGCGTGCCGACTGGGCCTTCCGCATCCGGCCTCGCCTGGTGGACTGCCACCTGCGTCTGCGCGAGGAGGGGCGTTCCCTCCGCGACCATGCCGAGGAGCAGGACCAGGCGTCGGACCCGGCCGGTGACGTGGCAGACGGAGCCGGCGGGGGAGGGGCCGGGCTGGGAGATGGCCTGGGGGAAGGCCTCGGGGACCTGCTGCGCGCCGCCACGGAACCGCGCATCGCCCTGGCTGCCCTCAGCGTCCCCGTGGAGGCGGCATCGGACGCAGCCTCCCGCGCCGGGGAGGCCATCGGCGATGGCATCGGCGAGGCCATCGGCGAGGGGGCGGACGCCCTGCGTGGCGTCGCCGGGGATGCTGCCCGCGCCGTCGCCCAGCAGGTCAGCGACGCGATCGGCACCGACTCGCCACTGGAGTTCGACGGCACCGGGTTGGTGCTGGAGCCGCCCAGCACCTCCGACACGGTCACCGTCGATGCCGGGCACGACCTGGCCCCGAGCAGCGCCGCCAAGCCCTTCGGGATCGACGCCGACGGCAACCCCATCGACCTCGCCCCGAACACGAAGTATGAGGTGGGCGACCACGGCACGTACTACACCGACGGTGACGGCACCGTGGTGTACATCGAGGCCACCGGCGGCGGTGAGGCGATGAACCCCAACCTGCGCGAGGTGTTCCCGGACGCGAACTACCACGTCAACGAGAACGTCTTCTACAGCACCGATGAGCTGGCCCGCCTGGACCACATGTACGTGCCCGAGGTGGAGCTGCACCCGGACACCGCCCGCAGCGAGTCCATCCAGTCCAAGATCGCCGACCGCTTCGACATGACCGCGAACGGGGAGACCGAGCGCATCGAGTACAACGCCGGTCACGCCCTGGCCCGCCAGTTCGGTGGGGTTCGCGAGGAGATCAACTACACCCGCCAGTGGGACGACGTGAACCAGGCCCGCAAGGGCGTGGACGACAACATCTACGCCTACGAGAGCCTGATGGCAGACGGCATCGCCGACCATGGCCACGCCTACACCTACGAGACCCGCTTCAACTGGGGCGATGAGCAGCCGCCCGGTGTGGGCCCCGATCAGGGCAGTGCACCCTGGGAGTACGTGCCCGGCAGCTACGACGTGCGCATCACGGAGAACGGCGAGGAGATCGCCGATACCTCCATGCCCAACTACCCTGACGGTGCCACCTTCGACAAGTGA